The Brassica oleracea var. oleracea cultivar TO1000 chromosome C7, BOL, whole genome shotgun sequence sequence TTTTATAAATTATTTTATCTTAGTTAATACTATTAAATAATTTATAAATATAGGTGGATGTTTTTTTCAGTTTTTAGGTCTTACAAATCAATTATTGAGGGTACGTATATATGTCTATTGAGTATGTTATCATATGTTGTTGACCATTAATGCATGCTAGAACTGAAAATATTCTTGAAAAACCTTTATAAAATAAAGAAATTATAATATTCTTTTTCTTTTCCTTCTTATTGTAAAAGTTAACTCGTTGTCGTAGCTAAATATTCAAACCTAAAATAGATGCATTTGAAAATTTTAGGGCGAAGTGCTATTTATTTCCGGGAATCTATAGACCAGTAATTATCTCTCTGCAGGATAATTAAGTTATGTGGAGTTGTTAGCGACTTCAAACTTTGAAAATAAATGAAATTAAACATTTGAGTTAAAATGCTGTCTGAAAATTTTACATGCGGGGCTGTAAGAAACAAAGATAATTAAATGAATAGATGTGTGATAATTGTATATATTGCTATAGAAATAGAGATGAAATATACCAAATGAATAGATGTTGGTACATATACTAATCTTTGCTTGGAGAATTATCTGATGTCCAAGGGAGACCAATCCAACAAGAAACCATGTGATCAGTGGCGTATATAATTCATGAATATAAGAAAGGGAAAGGGATAAGGGTCAGATATATAAATTTCAATAATATCCTCACATATATAATGATCGATAAAGACACATGGCTGCTTCCACATTTCTTTTATGCGACGAAACATGTATGGTATCGGATGTGTTATTGTCTACTTGCCGTAATCAAACTAGTTTTTTTTTTTTTTTAACTACTAAGAGCACCACTAACCCGTGCTTAATTTTTTTTTTTTTAGTTTTTCTCTGATTAAAAAAAAAATTAAAAACGAACCAATCGCGGACCACCACGTATCAGTGGAACCCGCGAAACAGTACAAACATCGATGCTAAATCTGGCGTTTTTGGCACCCTTTCTTCCTCTATTATGCTGGGCCCCACCACTAAGCATTTCTCAAGGCATCTATATTATTAAAACTGAAGTAGTTTTTGGTACTGTTTGGAAAATAGATAGCATATTAATTACTTCTTTTTATTTACACATGTAGCAATTGCATTTATAATAAATTACGTATTTATTTTTTGTATTTTTTTTATTTACAGATTCTCCCACTACATTTAAATCAATTTAATTAATTAATTACAATGGTTGTTGTTTCTTTACGGTGAAAATAAAAGCACAAACTGAAATATATAGTATATATTATATAAAAGAATTTTAAATATAGTGTTACTTTATTTAGTTTAGTCAAATATACAAATTTGGAGAGTTCAATTTTCAAGAAAACAAAATCTCATAAAATTAATAATAATTCATAGAAAACTAATGGAAAATTTAAAATTTAGGTATGCTTTTTTTCATTTGAAAATAAATTAACAAAAAAAAATTACAGGTTAATATATGAATAGTACAATTACAACAAATTGTATTAAGTTATAATAAAAATATCTATATTATTAAAACTGAAGTACCTTTTGGTACTGTTTGGAAACATGGATAAAAAAGATAAATGAGAATTGTTTGGAAACATGGATAGTAGATTAATTACTTCCTTTTATTTACACATGTAGCCATTGCATTTATAATAAATTACGTATTTCCTTTTTGTATTTTTTTTATTTACAGATTCTCCCACTACATTTAAAATCAATTTAATTAATTAATTACAATGATTGTTATTTCTTTATGGTGAAAATAAAAACACAAACTGAAATATATGATATATATTATATAAAAGAATTTTAAATATAGTATTACTTTATTTTTTTATTTTTTTATTTTTTTGTCAGCAACATAAGCAGATTCACTAAGATTCTGCAAACCACACTGGTAGCTCCGCGTCCATATGAACGACCAGCGACGGTTGTTTCCTTGCACTGCGTGCGAGACTGTACGCCTTTGAGTTCTGCATCCGTGGTATGTGAATGATCTCTGAGCTGTTAAAACTTCTCTTCAAGATTGTTATGTCTTCCAAATAGCTTGCAAAGGTTGGCCACTCCTTTGGTTCCGAAACCATCTTCACCAACTGAGAACAATCCGTTGCAAAAGTAACAGAGAACTGTATGAGATTCCTTATGCATTCCATTGCCCATATGAGAGCCTCTATCTCTGAGTGTAGTGGCGACTGACTCGCTTTTGTATTTCTTGCTCCCATTAATCCGTCAAAACCTTCCAGGGTACTATATCATCCTTGTCCTGAATATAAATCCTGATTTTTCCAAGATCCGTCCGTAAAACACCATCTACCTGGTATATTCGGAATTAATGATGATACAGGTACTCGGATATAGTATTACTTTATTTAGTTTAGTTAAATATACAAATTTTGAGAGTTCAATTTTCAAGAAAACAAAATCTCATAAAATTAATAATAGTTAATAGAAAACTAATGGAAAATTAAAAATTTAGGTATGTTTTTTTCATTTGAAAAATAAATTAACAAACAAAAAAACCACAGGTTAATATATGAATAGTACAATTACATCAAATTGTATTAAGTTATAATAAAAATATAATATTATGTACAAATAAAAAATTTATTATCAAACATCTATATTATAAATAGTATATTCTACTCTATATATATAAACTACAAAACATAAAAAATATACATGAATTTTTTTTTATAAAATCAGCGGTTCATAAATTTATATTGAGCACAAATTAAATCAAGTATCTGCGCCCTGCGCGGATTAAGTTCTAGTCTCCATTAAAGATGCTCTGAGCATGTCTATTTCTATGGTTGATTAAGTAGTCTGATATTCTTATCTATATCCATAATGATACAACTAAGTACACATTGCTATCATCTAGAATTCAAATTTCAAAGTAACGAACAGAAACCGATTTCAAATTTGCCTTTATGAGTAAAGTCAATACAAAATAAAACATTGATATTGACGCCGCATCGCAAAGTCGGGGTCAATATGTTGATACATAAAGTTCTTGAACATATTTTAGAAGTATGGTATTATTCAAACTCGAATATTTGGAGGAAAATTAAACTGCCAAGTGCTAACGTTACTTCATCTGTTTTTTACTGGGTAGTTTTAGCTGAATGCACAAAGATTAAAAAATTTATTATTATTTTAAAAAATATCATTTGATATATACATTACGTATAGTTAAGCCAATCATAAATAAATCTATATTTTATGTAACAATAAAAGTAAAAGTTACATGGAATAATAAAAATTACTTATATTTTGAAACAAACAATTTTTTAAAAAACTATTTATAATATGAAATAGAGAGAGTGGAAATTAATAAGAATCCAGATAACGTAGCATTTTAAAATACAGAAATTAATTAAATAGAATTATTGCATTGTCGGATACTAGGAGCAGAGACCATAAATGTGTTATGGTAGTATGGTACCAATGCAATTGATGTTTTCTGGATCACGACATTGGGTCATTAGTTTAGTCGATATGTTTTGGGGAATGGCAAGCTGAGCGCCGAACATAATCTTCTTCTTCATCCTTCTCCCAATTTTTATTTTTATTTTCGTGGGCAACTAAATAATATAAAATTTGTGTAGTAACGGATTAAAAAGTTTGCCATTAGTTGTGTAATCTCTAAACAAAAATATAAAATCGTCATGTTAGTGATCCAGATCAAAATCATAATAATATCAATCTAACATCACTTCTTCAAAAGATACGATAAAAAAACAAAGAAAAAAAAAAAAACGATTTCCCATTTTCTTCTATGTACAAATTGTTACAGTAGTAATAAAGATCGAAAATTACATTGTTAAAAACCTCTGAACCAAGCTTACATTCTTTTAGCTTCAATCAGGGTTACAGATTAAACCGGTAACAAACCAAAAATCTACAATTTTCTTTTCTAACTTTGACAAAATTTACCATCCATCTGATTCTGAACCGCTTTAACCGCAGCAACTCTTGCAGCCGTTGCAGCCTTATTAGCTGCAGCCACAGCTCGACTCACTTGTTCATCTACTCGTCTCCGGTTCTCTGCGGCCTTCTTTGCCGTTTCTCTAGCAGCCTGAATCGCTCTGCGTACCGGCTCGCTCGTAGAATGAAGAGATGTTACAAGATTCCCTGAATCCCATTCACCGGATTTAGCGTCACCAGTTCTAAACGAGTAAGCACCATACCCTTGCTTACGACCTTCATGCCACGCTCCTTCATAACAATGACCATTAGCAAAACGATACACACCAAAACCATGTATTTTGTCTCCAAAATATTCTCCTGCATACTTATCTCCATTTCTAAAACACATAAAACCAAAAAAAAATTCATGTTTTAAAATTTCAATAATTAAAAGTTAAAATCACAAAACAAACCTGATGATTTATTTATTTACCTGAAATGGTAAGATCCAAGCCCATGTTTGACACCAAATCTTGATTCACCAACATAAGAACTACCATCAGCACAAGACTGAACACCAAACCCATGGCTTTGACCATTTAGCCACTCACCAGCGTAGCAATCACCAGTGTAGAATCTGTAAACTCCATAACCATGTCTAAGACCATGCCTATACTGACCTTTGTACCTACTTCCTCTAGCCCAGCTTTCGATCCCATGACCATCGTATCTCCCATCGACCCAGTCCCCTTCGTACCGTCCTCTCACGAAGTAATAGTATACACCACTCCCGTTACACTTCCCTTTGTGAAACTCCCCTTCGTAGAAGTCTCCATTGCTGTAGAACTGAACACCTTCTTTAACGAACCGCTTGGTGGCCTTCTCCGGTTTAGTTTCGGTATCGCCGATGTACCATTGAACCGGTTTTGACCGGTTCTTGCTCTTAAAGCCTTTGGCGATTGCGAGTACGGTTTGGTTGAGAAGTGTTTTGTTCTTGGAGGCGAGGAAGAGAGCGACGGCGACGAAGATCAGAGCAAGGAGGAGATTCTCGGAGGTGAGAAGCTCATCGGTTTGGGAGAACACGACGAAGAAGAAGAAAGAGCAGAGACTGAGGAAAGAGAGAGAGACCATCGTGAAGGCTAGACCCGGATTGATTCGGGTCAACCCGGTTCGAGGACTTGACCCGAATGGTTTACGCGGGTATCTCCTCTGCTTCTCTTCTTTCTCTCCGGCTTCTAGATCTTGCTTCTGGTGAGGGACATCGTCGGAGATTAAATTAAAGATGTGAAAAGACGAACGTACCGTCGACGGTGACCGGAGCAACGACGACTGTGTCCTCGTCAGCTTCGCCTGTCCTTCCATTTTAAAGTTTTCGAAAACTATAAAACACGGAAAAAGACAAAATCTTCGATCACAAAAGGGTCACAACCGAAGTTCTCGATTTCTCCGGCAACATCTCAGGCGAGAGTACACTAACATCCACGTCAGCGTCGTAACAAGCATCACGAACGAGAGAGATAAAGATCCTTAACTACACGAATTACAGTGATATGTTTGCTCTCTTTGTTTATCAATTTTCAGGTACCTGAGACATCTACCGGCGAAGCTCAAAATGTTTAGACTTTAGAGAGAGACAGGAGAGTTGAACTGGTCTGGGTTCGAGTCTATTTAAAAGGAGAGGAATGAAACTGCTAATTATTATAGACCGTTAGATTAAGATCTGATGGTTGATTTATGAGAGAAATTAAAGATAGCCGTTGGATTAGAGGAAGAGAAAGTCCCGGTCGTGACGGGAATAGGTCGACGGATTCAGACATGAACGATTTTGTAGCTTCACTGTTGCAAGGCTGGCACGTGCCAACACACACAGTCACAGATAAAATACTAATTTAAGCTTTTTTCTTTTCTTTTGGGCTCTTAAGTAATTCTTTCTTTCTGTTTACCAAAAAAAAAAAGTAATTCTTTCTATTTTTATTAAATAGATTTGCAAAAATATTAGTATAACTTTTCCACAGTTTTTCTATTTTCAGTTTTAAATTCAATCTACCACAAGAATAAAGAGATTTGGACACCGCAAGAACTTTACAGTTTTAATATTTTCTAGATTGTATATTTCTACTCAACGTGTCAAATTATTTTTTCCGTTAGAGAACAAAGAAAAACGTATAAATTTTGACTATTTCAGGTGTTCATTTATCTTTTTTTTTTGACAACAAAAAATTCACAGATTCATATTGACTCTGTAAACTAACTCAGTAACTCCGCATCCATGTGAACGACGAAAGACGGTTGTTTCCAGCACTATGTGCTAAGCTATTCGCCCGTTGGTTCTCCGTCCTAGGTACATGAACAATGTCTGAGTTGAGGAAACTTCTTCGTAAAAGCTTGATATCTTCCAGATAACTTCCAAATTCTGGTCATTCTTCTGGTTCCGAAACCATCTTCACCAATTGAGAACAATACGTTGCAAATGTAACCCGAAACTGTCTTAAATTCTTCGTACATTTCATTGACCAAATCAAAGCTTCCATCTCCGAATGAAGAGTGAAAGACATGTCCTTACATTCCTTGCTCCTAATAAACTATCAAAGCCCGGTAAGGTACTATATCATCCTTGTCCCGAAAATAGTTTCTTATCTTTTCAAGAACCATGTATAAAACATCATCGTCTTGAAGTTTGTAATATGAGTCTGGTCTGTACATGTTGTTCCCTCTTTTGATTAGTGAATACTTGTGCCTCAGTCCAAAGTATTGATTCCAATTCTGCCAATTTAAGTGTTCGATTGGATTAATATCCAAATTACTAAACACTTTATTATTCCGACTTTTCTAAATATAATATAATATCCATGTAAATTGGTGGTCATCCATCTTTAGATTGACTCTCCAATTATCCATGTTACCAGAGAAAGAAGTAGTGGGTATCCATGTTCCGGTGTTCATTTATCAAAAGAATGAAGTATTGTATTTTACAAAAAAATAAATAATAATGAAGCATTGTATATAGGGGCCCTTGTATGTATCGATTTCATTTTGATTATATTCTAAATTCAAATACATGTTTAGATATTTAAAGAGTTTTAAGTTTTAAACTTTTATTCATTTTGATCAAAAAAAACTTTCATTCATATATTGGGGATATAGCTAGCAAAACAAACAAACTGGATTTAAACATACTAGAAGTTTTAAATAAATTATTTATTAGTCCACACTTTATAGTAGACTTCAAAACTGGATTGTATTTTCATATAAATGAATTTAATATTTTAAAGTAGCGACATCTGCACTTTTCATGCAATAATACTCTTTTAATGTTACCTTAATTTTTTTAATCGTTTATAATGGTTATGACGTTAATATTTAAGCTTCTAAAGAAAAATGAATAAAATAATTTTCACCCCACTTCTATATTTACTTCTACTATAGCATTTAAAGAAAAAACTATTTCAGTCCATATCTATTTCTGTTTATAAAATAAAAATTGCTATTTTTCTTCTATTTATAAATCTCTGTACTTTACTCTATATTTAAAGATTTTTCTTATGAAAAATACATCGTAGCAAATTTTATTTTATATTATAAAGATCTTGTATTCTAGAGAAAGAAATAGAAAAATACATTAGATATGGTTTAAGAGACATCTCTAAATATTTTATATAAAAATACAAAGTTTTGTGCATTTCAAAACCAACCTTAAAAGGGTTTGCACAATAAAACCGTAAATCTTCATATTTGTGTTTTTTCTTAATACTATTATCAATTTTTTATTTTATCATTTTAATCTTTATAATTTCATATATCTTAACACTATATATATTTTATAATTAACTATAATATATAAAATAAAATATTAAAATAGTACTAACATTTCTAAAAGTTTCAAAATGTTATCTATATAAATATGGCTTAATCAAAAGTCATTGATGTTAATGAATTCATCATATTATTACGCCATGTTCAAATTGAATAGATTCATAAAGAGTATTATAAACTACAATTATTGTATATCTTATATTTATGATACAAGTCGTAGAATATTAATTATTTTCAATAAATAATAAAGTGTAAATTATAAAACTTATAAAATTCATTATAAAGTTTTAATTTTGGAAAGTAACACTATCAAACCTTAAATTTGAAGTTTAGCAAAAAGTAAAATAAAGTTGTTTTTGCAGATACTCTAACATAGTATTATACATATGGATTAAAAATAGTTTTAACTACTCAAAATTGACTTCTACTCACATATATTGGTATGAATAGCAACATGTCAAATAACTGCGGCACAATTCTAAAAATAGCAAAAACACATATATATATATATATTTATTTATAAAGATTTTTGTTATTATTAACTAGTGCAGACGATAATTTATTATTATATCTAAGAATTTAATATTTTCAAATACAGGAAATTTGTATATCCTAATTAAGAGTTTGTTTGAAGTGGGAAAAACTTTATTACTCAGATTAGATGAAATATATCTAGCTTATCTAAAACACAAAAAACCTGATAAATCACACATAACGCCAATTGTACATCTTATGTTTTGAATTGGTTTAATTGTATATATGTAACTTATATTTACATAATTTCAACATTTGTGTTCAAATTTAGTTTACGGCTATCACATTATATCACATATTTGAAAACAAAACTAGTATGACTAAATATTGAGTGGAGATAAAAAAATCCGGTTTTGGATCATTTTTTCTTCTGGTTGAGATAAAATTAAATCTATTTAGTTTATCTAAATTGAACTTTAATAGCATAAGAGAACCTGGAGACATTTATGTAGTATCTCAGAAAAAAATAGTTAAGGGAAAATAGAAAAAGACATTAAAATATCTTAAATCAAATGCTTTTAGATACCCATCAGAACTTTTTATGCCACATATATCTTTTTAAATGGTTCAAATTTTCTGAAAATAGTAAAATATAATTTAATTACATTTAAATCTAAATATTATTTGTCCAGAACTCCATGTGAGATATTTTCCTGATGAGGTTGCTCTAACATACATAAGTGTATTTATCAAGTTATGTGTACTAACAAGTAACATCCAACAACATAGTTGAATTCATTGTATTTTTGGTAAGAAATATGGTGGGAGATCTGCCAGCAGGATGGTTGAAACCGATTAGTTACTTATATAACGGAATTGTTGTTTATTTCAAAAGAAATATTAATGGCGAAGAAAAAAGAGAGAGGTGTTGGATCAAATTAAGTTAATGTAAACAAAACCATTTCTCACTCACCAAACATGCCGTTTGGTGTTAGGAAGTGTATACATGAATAAACTTGGTCGTCCTGTAAATGCTAAATGAAATATAAAATTGTACCATCAATTCGATTCTTATAATAGTTAGATGAAACGACTCAGAGTCGGCAACAATATACTACTTTCATACTTGTCGAAATCACACATGACACAACCATAGGAGAGTTGTCATGATATTATCTCCATTTGATCCCATGAACTTATAACATGCTGACTACTTTATTGCTAAACGACATTAACAGAATATTATCATTTAAACCAATGTAAATTTTCAACTAGATCTAGAGTCAAAACTCTGTTTATTCACGTTCATTTTAACTTTCGGCGTCGGTAAGGACAATTCTTAGCGGTATATGGACAACCGATCACATGACTGGTTTTCGATATGGAGTTTGGCTGGCATGTAAAGTGTGCCATGGTGTGGTTTATTGTTTATTATTTTGCAAATTTATATGTGTATTGTGAATTGTTATGGTCAGAGATTGAACTTCCATAGTTCATTTTTTGTCTTATTAAATATTTTGATGAAAAAAAAGAGGAAGAGGAAAAGAGCACTGGCGTACAAAAATGTTTCATTACTTACACATGATCAACTTTTTTTAAGGACACATGATAAAGATGATAGATTGATATAGGAGAACATGAGTTCATGTATATCATAATTAGATAAAAACAATTTCAATTTCCTCGTACATGCTTTAATTTGTGTGGGCACAAGCTTAAGATAAAATATCCCTAAACCGAGATCGTCTGTAAAAAAAAAAAACTACCGATCCAGTACGTACAAGACAAGAACCATGCATTGCTATATCATCAAGTTAGGTTTCTATTAAAAAAATTTGGACAACAAGGTTTTTTTATACTAGTTTATTATGGTGTGGTACAGAGTTAAACTTGGCTAAATGTAGTTTCGACTTTCGACGATAATTGTAGACTTTATAGTGGAACTTAACTCGGGACAAAAAACCGTCAAATTAATTAACCGAGCTGAAATCTCCAATGCTGCTAAAGCAAAAGAATTCCGGTTCGGTTATATCCGGTTAACAAAATTAATCCAACCGATTAAGTCACTCCACGATCTTACCCGACCCGACTCGTCGTTAGTCATCTCCTCAAAGTTTGACTTTTTCCCCCTGAGTTTCTCTCCAAGTCGAGTCAAGGAAGGTACCTAGCTGAATCCACTATTTCTCGTCTGGGTAATCTTCGTTTCTACCAATTGGAATGATTTATTCGAAACTATATAGATAAAGTTTGAAACTTTGTTCAAAAACATTCGCAATTGTGCTTAGTTTCACTTCAGTCCCTCTTTCGCATTCAGTTTGTTTTCATGATTGTGTCGTCTCAGTGCTGCTTTGGTACTTAAAAGATCTCAAATTTTCATTGCCCTTAGGTCTGTTGTTGCCTCATACGTGTATGATTCATTGAACACTCTTGTTTGATACCAAGATTAAGGCCACATCAAGATGTAGCATTGTTTTGTGCTTCAGTCCATTTGAGTGTCTATCTGACTAATAAGATATGTCAGGTGAAAGGAGCAACTTTCCTGATCAAAGATGGGTACTCAAGAGAATGTGAAACACCTCGAGGAGTGCACCGTTTCCAAGTGAGTCTTTATGCCTTACAGCAGCACTTATAAGTTTTTATTGATTGCTGATCATTAGAAATAGAGTGGAACACAGTTTCAGTGTTTGTTTCTTGTGANNNNNNNNNNNNNNNNNNNNNNNNNNNNNNNNNNNNNNNNNNNNNNNNNNNNNNNNNNNNNNNNNNNNNNNNNNNNNNNNNNNNNNNNNNNNNNNNNNNNNNNNNNNNNNNNNNNNNNNNNNNNNNNNNNNNNNNNNNNNNNNNNNNNNNNNNNNNNNNNNNNNNNNNNNNNNNNNNNNNNNNNNNNNNNNNNNNNNNNNNNNNNNNNNNNNNNNNNNNNNNNNNNNNNNNNNNNNNNNNNNNNNNNNNNNNNNNNNNNNNNNNNNNNNNNNNNNNNNNNNNNNNNNNNNNNNNNNNNNNNNNNNNNNNNNNNNNNNNNNNNNNNNNNNNNNNNNNNNNNNNNNNNNNNNNNNNNNNNNNNNNNNNNNNNNNNNNNNNNNNNNNNNNNNNNNNNNNNNNNNNNNNNNNNNNNNNNNNNNNNNNNNNNNNNNNNNNNNNNNNNNNNNNNNNNNNNNNNNNNNNNNNNNNNNNNNNNNNNNNNNNNNNNNNNNNNNNNNNNNNNNNNNNNNNNNNNNNNNNNNNNNNNNNNNNNNNNNNNNNNNNNNNNNNNNNNNNNNNNNNNNNNNNNNNNNNNNNNNNNNNNNNNNNNNNNNNNNNNNNNNNNNNNNNNNNNNNNNNNNNNNNNNNNNNNNNNNNNNNNNNNNNNNNNNNNNNNNNNNNNNNNNNNNNNNNNNNNNNNNNNNNNNNNNNNNNNNNNNNNNNNNNNNNNNNNNNNNNNNNNNNNNNNNNNNNNNNNNNNNNNNNNNNNNNNNNNNNNNNNNNNNNNNNNNNNNNNNNNNNNNNNNNNNNNNNNNNNNNNNNNNNNNNNNNNNNNNNNNNNNNNNNNNNNNNNNNNNNNNNNNNNNNNNNNNNNNNNNNNNNNNNNNNNNNNNNNNNNNNNNNNNNNNNNNNNNNNNNNNNNNNNNNNNNNNNNNNNNNNNNNNNNNNNNNNNNNNNNNNNNNNNNNNNNNNNNNNNNNNNNNNNNNNNNNNNNNNNNNNNNNNNNNNNNNNNNNNNNNNNNNNNNNNNNNNNNNNNNNNNNNNNNNNNNNNNNNNNNNNNNNNNNNNNNNNNNNNNNNNNNNNNNNNNNNNNNNNNNNNNNNNNNNNNNNNNNNNNNNNNNNNNNNNNNNNNNNNNNNNNNNNNNNNNNNNNNNNNNNNNNNNNNNNNNNNNNNNNNNNNNNNNNNNNNNNNNNNNNNNNNNNNNNNNNNNNNNNNNNNNNNNNNNNNNNNNNNNNNNNNNNNNNNNNNNNNNNNNNNNNNNNNNNNNNNNNNNNNNNNNNNNNNNNNNNNNNNNNNNNNNNNNNNNNNNNNNNNNNNNNNNNNNNNNNNNNNNNNNNNNNNNNNNNNNNNNNNNNNNNNNNNNNNNNNNNNNNNNNNNNNNNNNNNNNNNNNNNNNNNNNNNNNNNNNNNNNNNNNNNNNNNNNNNNNNNNNNNNNNNNNNNNNNNNNNNNNNNNNNNNNNNNNNNNNNNNNNNNNNNNNNNNNNNNNNNNNNNNNNNNNNNNNNNNNNNNNNNNNNNNNNNNNNNNNNNNNNNNNNNNNNNNNNNNNNNNNNNNNNNNNNNNNNNNNNNNNNNNNNNNNNNNNNNNNNNNNNNNNNNNNNNNNNNNNNNNNNNNNNNNNNNNNNNNNNNNNNNNNNNNNNNNNNNNNNNNNNNNNNNNNNNNNNNNNNNNNNNNNNNNNNNNNNNNNNNNNNNNNNNNNNNNNNNNNNNNNNNNNNNNNNNNNNNNNNNNNNNNNNNNNNNNNNNNNNNNNNNNNNNNNNNNNNNNNNNNNNNNNNNNNNNNNNNNNNNNNNNNNNNNNNNNNNNNNNNNNNNNNNNNNNNNNNNNNNNNNNNNNNNNNNNNNNNNNNNNNNNNNNNNNNNNNNNNNNNNNNNNNNNNNNNNNNNNNNNNNNNNNNNNNNNNNNNNNNNNNNNNNNNNNNNNNNNNNNNNNNNNNNNNNNNNNNNNNNNNNNNNNNNNNNNNNNNNNNNNNNNNNNNNNNNNNNNNNNNNNNNNNNNNNNNNNNNNNNNNNNNNNNNNNNNNNNNNNNNNNNNNNNNNNNNNNNNNNNNNNNNNNNNNNNNNNNNNNNNNNNNNNNNNNNNNNNNNNNNNNNNNNNNNNNNNNNNNNNNNNNNNNNNNNNNNNNNNNNNNNNNNNNNNNNNNNNNNNNNNNNNNNNNNNNNNNNNNNCAAAATGCTTAAACCACTAACATTTTGTATCTACATCGAGCACATTCTTGTATATCACAGATTCACAGTGTGATTGTTGTTCTT is a genomic window containing:
- the LOC106301756 gene encoding uncharacterized protein LOC106301756 produces the protein MEGQAKLTRTQSSLLRSPSTVRSSFHIFNLISDDVPHQKQDLEAGEKEEKQRRYPRKPFGSSPRTGLTRINPGLAFTMVSLSFLSLCSFFFFVVFSQTDELLTSENLLLALIFVAVALFLASKNKTLLNQTVLAIAKGFKSKNRSKPVQWYIGDTETKPEKATKRFVKEGVQFYSNGDFYEGEFHKGKCNGSGVYYYFVRGRYEGDWVDGRYDGHGIESWARGSRYKGQYRHGLRHGYGVYRFYTGDCYAGEWLNGQSHGFGVQSCADGSSYVGESRFGVKHGLGSYHFRNGDKYAGEYFGDKIHGFGVYRFANGHCYEGAWHEGRKQGYGAYSFRTGDAKSGEWDSGNLVTSLHSTSEPVRRAIQAARETAKKAAENRRRVDEQVSRAVAAANKAATAARVAAVKAVQNQMDGKFCQS